One genomic segment of Pseudomonas chlororaphis subsp. aurantiaca includes these proteins:
- a CDS encoding transcriptional regulator, which translates to MTTYNWDLIERLLHEVQNGAGHSFTPRPYAEQHAAAKAAEGEPTGNLDELKSTAAAYEKLLLDRGFIEPRPEEEGGNGENFRLTPRGSSLLCMIDSCIPGNDHPRQVLDEQADALEPTVFDELASKAQIA; encoded by the coding sequence ATGACGACTTATAACTGGGATCTGATCGAACGATTGCTGCACGAAGTGCAGAACGGCGCGGGCCACAGTTTCACGCCGCGGCCTTATGCCGAGCAGCATGCCGCGGCCAAGGCGGCCGAGGGTGAACCCACAGGCAATCTGGATGAGCTGAAAAGCACCGCCGCCGCGTACGAAAAACTGTTGCTGGACCGGGGGTTCATCGAGCCGCGTCCCGAGGAGGAAGGCGGCAACGGTGAGAACTTCAGGCTGACGCCGCGTGGTTCCAGCCTGCTGTGCATGATCGACAGCTGCATTCCGGGCAACGATCACCCGCGCCAGGTGCTGGACGAACAGGCCGATGCGCTGGAGCCGACGGTGTTCGATGAGCTGGCGAGCAAGGCGCAGA